The Fusarium musae strain F31 chromosome 10, whole genome shotgun sequence DNA window GGTTTTAACAACAAATTGAAAGTGCTGGGTCGAGTTTCTGACGAAAGCTTCATATCAGGATTTGGTTTCTTGAGGCTGCTTCCTTCATCGAGGTAAGATTTTTGCAACAGCATGCCATCGCCTAACTATGAAAACGAAACATAGTAAACATTCCTTGGGTTGAAAATTAGTAGCTCAAGAGAGTGTATACGCGCAGGTGTCGTCCGATATCTTCATCCGTTACATAGGGCAGATAACCGTTCGCTCACTCAAGAGCCAAGGCTGAGCGAGCCGACCAGCGATGAACGAGAGTAAGCAACGAATTTTCTAACTCCAAGGAATCGAGATATCTGACTGGCTGTATATTAGTTATTCCAGTACTACTCACTAAGAACAGCCTAGAGAAGTCCATTGGCGACCTCTTTGAGTTAGCATCGTTGCCCATGGAAATCAACCTTCTCTGCTCATTGTTACTCATTCCGACACATATACCTCGCAGAATTTCTGTATCCTTTCAAGTTCCAACAATATTTATTTCATGTTTCAGTTATTGTCCTGATTTATCGTGGTAATATCATGAAATGAATGTCTTCATCCATATGATCTTGCTCTGGTCAGTGGTCTATACTGCGACTTGCCTCCAGCATTTTACTATGCTATTTCAAGACTGCCGTAATTGTCTACAGACCAAGTCAATTGATCAACCAAACTTTTCTCTTGGTGGCAAGGCAGGCGAAAGTAAGACAGGCCAACGGAGAAATGACATCCATGGCGTGATGATTATTATATCAATCGCAATAGCACCACGATACAAGAATATCGTTTGTCTTTGCCACATAAGAAGCCGTTATAGCCGCGGTAATAACCAACAACCATTGGAGTGATAAGACATCACCGACCTTCCTTGTTGGGCATGGGAAAAATAGGCTAGAGGGCTATATTCTTCCAACGACATGAGATCCCCGGTGGAAGGACTGCATGTAAACTTCCCCCATGCACGAGCAGCATAAGGTGTTTAATTGGCATTGGTGGTCATGCTCGAATGATACGTTGCAAGGAACTGTTGGAGATGTCTGATTCCCTGTCCATCAGATCTCGACCCGCCACCATGGAAAGATCTTATGCACCTTGGTTGGAGCTGTGAAGGACTTCTGTATCCTATCCGTACTTGTGATGGAACTCTCTGGAGTACCATGATATAGATCAGGGACCTTTGTCAGAATCCTTTGAGCCACGCTCTAGCATAGATGCATGGATTGGAAAGATCAAAAATACTACTCCAGAATGGGATATCAAATCGATTTAAGCATAATTGCCAAGCGATGTCACACTGATAGGTTTGATGCAGAACAATCTGTCAGTTCCAAGGTCTCCTGCCATTGTACACCGTCTCTGATAGATCCTTTCTGATACATAGAGTACCAAAATGCTTAAGTCTTCGGTCATTGATGGCACTAAATTCATCGGAGTGAAATTGGAAGCGTTGCATTTCCTCATCAGAGGGCGATTTGCTCTGTTAGGCAAGTCAAATGTTACAGGACGCTGCTATGAAAGACtactggagaagaggaaggcaAAAGTTGCCAACTCGAAGCACTCGAGAGTGAGGTTCAGTCTCGACCTGGCCATGGCATCGTGGAAAGCGGCGAGGTACTGGGGGGTCATGCCTCACGTTGAGATAGCGGCCGCACGTATCAATGTGGAGGTCCAAGAGACCGATCAGTGCCGGCTTGGCAGTAACATTGGCGTCTGGAAGGGGCTCGTGCTAGACTGTATCAAGATATCGGGATATTTCGAATCCGGACTAGAGCAGACAAGTCCCGCCGACGCTATTTATGTATCGACCGTTTCGATGAGAGAATGTGTTGAATATCAGAGAATTTTTAAGTGCAAAAGAGATGAAATTGCAATTAATTGAAAGCCAAACTCGTCGCAATGGACCTTCGCATCTTGGGTCCTCAAAAGATAGCTTAGATGACGCATTTTTAAAGGTTGTTGACGAATAAGTCGCACCGAGCAAAAGTTCCTCAAGACCCTCCCGATTTAATTGCAAACCCGGGCCACGTGACTACTTTCCGGTTATCACGGCAGAAAACGACCCAGATAAGAGGGCGAATCTGCCGATAAATGAAtcaacaagatcgagaacAAGCGACCCAATCCTGCCGCTTAACCCTAAGTCAACTTAAGCTTGAATCTATTGTCGGCGCTTCTGCTACTGTCTCGGCCTTGACCCCTTGGTGATCAAAGGTTCCATATACTAGAGGTCCGATTGTATCTGACGTGCGTTGCAAAAGGTCACCGGCCCCAAAGTCAAGCGGTTGGGCCCAAGGATCCCCCATATATCCCACTGAACCGGTTGCACTGGCCATGTAACACCGGAATGTGGGATGTCGAAAGGCATGTTGGTGTCATTCTGCGAGAACTACAGTACATACTCGGTCCATCGATATCATTCCCACTTACCGCTCACGATGGGGTTTAGGTCTCAGTCAACGCTCTCAGACATCAGTTAATATGCTGTAGAATTGTTACATCACCATTTAAACCTTATCAATTGGGTGCTGACATGGCGTGTTCCAGAATTCTGGATTTCTAGTGTACAATAACTACGTACCATTCCGTCTAAATTGACAAGGGTTTGGACCAACACCATAAAAAAGTCCCTGTAATATGAGCTCTTCCGAGGCTCAAACCAATAACCGCGCTTTGATTATAACAGTCTGAGACCCTTTGTCAAAGACCCCTGCTAATCAGTATGTCGCAATCAACATTTAGCCACTCTGCAACCAATGACTGGGAGGCAATGTCACCAACTCTGGCAGTCGCTAACACAAGTTCCTGGTGGTATCGGGTGAGGCGGGCTTCAAATGCGGCTCTTCCGAGTGTGCAATCGATAGCGCAACATGGAGGCATAACCTGTTGAGGCAAAGGCCAAGACGTTTCTAGCCTCGGGGACTTGAGGCGACAGTTCAACGCTAACGCCTCCACGATATGCGCGCGGGAGGGTTACAGATTGGGACGTGGCTAGTACAAAAAGAGCAGGAGAACAGGGTTTCGGTATGTTGCAATGGGACCACGAGGGTCCATTCTCCCCCAGAGGCAAATGTCCAAGAAGGGAATTGATCTTGCAAAAGGACCTCGAGAAACTGGGAACTCCTGTGAGACGCGGCCGACGTCTCTGTTCCTTATCGCCGTGGTATACGATATCCAAGTTCCAGAACCAAGGGATGTTACATTCGCTCATCGTGTAATGCGATGGTATCACCCACGATGTGGTTTTAGATAAAGATGCGGTGCTGCCCCTTGCGTAGATTGACTCTGCAGCCCAGATGATTTGAGCCAGCTGTGGACTGTTACACAAACGACATCAAAACCCCTCTTTACCATTCTTAGGAAGAGGACTGCTCAAGCATGTCGCCCACAAATGTCGAGCCCAAGGGGCCTCACGGCCCCGAGGATACCTTTGAGACCTCGGTCTTCCCTGTCCCCAGCCCAACGGACATCGATGAAAAGAGCGACGCAAAGAACGCTGTTCTTGGCCCCGAGGTTCACGATGCATCTCATACCGACGAAAGCGACAGCGATAGCAAAGATGCCATTATTGTTACTGGTGCCGATGCTTCTCGCCACTTGCTCCCGATGAGAGACGATCACGATAACGCTTTGACATTCCGAAGTATTCTGTTGGCCTCAGGTCTTGCTTGTTTCCAGGCTGTCATGTACCAGATCTACACTGTACGTGGCTCGTTCCACATagactttgatgagatgtcatctaatataatataatcaaCTATAGTTCAAGCCTACTATGATCACCATCCAGGGTACCTTTATCGTCCTGATCTCCTACTTCATCGGCAACGCTTGGGCCTTTGCCCTCCCCCGCGGCGACAACTTCGAAGCTCGATGGAGAGCCAAGGGCAACACCGGCTCACTCCCCTTCCtgatcaagttcatcaagttcatcaacccTGGACCATGGGGTCTCAAGGAACACGCCATCTGTGCCATCACAGCTACCTCGGCCTCCAACGCTGCTGCAAGTGTTCAGGTCTTCGCCGCCCAGGATCTCTTCTACAACATGCCATTGAGCCCAACTACGGTTATCCTGAGCACCATTTCCATCGGTCTGTTCGGTTACGGTCTCTGCGGTATCATGCGTCCTGTTGCTGTCTGGCACGTCGATGCTGTCTTCTGGAGTAACTTGCCCACTGTCAAGACTCTCCAGGGTCTTCACTGGCAGGAGGTCAAGGACTCTAAGCCTCTCCGAGTCTTCTGGTACAGTTTCGGTGGCATGTCGTTTTACGAGTTCTTCCCAGCCTACATCTTTCCCTGGCTCAACTCAGTCTCGGTTCCTGTAAGTTACACCCCCAATGATTATTCTTGACCTTCGCTAACCAACTCGGGAAGTGCTTGGCCGCCATGAAGGCGACCGGAAACACTGCCAAGAACCTCACCCGCGTCTTTGGCGGTGCTACTAATAACGAgggtcttggcctcttcagcaTTTCTCTGGACTGGCAATATGTAAGTTTCTCCAAGCAACTATATGGAACTTGAACTGACATGTGCAGATTACCTCTTTCAACACCTCCTTCCCGCTCCCCCTTCAAGCTCACATGGCTATCGGATTTGTGGTCTGCTATATCGTCATGGCTGGCATCTACTACGGAGATGGCTGGGGTGCCAAGTCTCTGCCTTTCATGTCTACTCGACTCTTGATGGCCAATGGTACTACCTATCCCGTTGCTGAGGTTTTCGAAGGCGGAGTTCTCAACGAGTCACGCTTGTTGGAGTTTGGTCTTCCCAGGTTGACTGGTACCTTTGCCTACGCCATGTTCATGGCCAACGCTGCTGTAAGTCTTTGAGTCTGCCTTGATCGTATGAGAAGCTAAACTTGCAACAGATCGGTGCTCTCATCCTTCACTGCATCCTTTTCTGGGGCAAGGACGTCGTCAAGGCTTTCAAGAGCGCCAGGGAGGGACGATATGATGATCGCCACCACGAGCACATGGCTAAGCACTACAAGGAGGCTCCCTGGTGGTGGTATGTAACAGTCCTCGTTGGTAGCTTTGTTCTCGGCTTGGTTGTAgtcatcaaggagaacatTACTCTCCCTGCTTGGGCTTACGTGGTCTCCCTCATTATGGGTTCCATCATTGCACCAGTCGTAAGTTGAGAAGGGTCTATGATATCGCACGCAGAGCTGACTTTCGTCCTAGAGCACCCTCCTTTACTCTCGCTATGGAAACGGTATTGCGACCAACAACCTTTCCAAGATGATTGCTGGTCTTATGCTTCCTGGCAAGCCTGTCGGCAACATGTACTTTGCTGCGTGGTCCCACAACGTCATCGCCAACGCTGTCAACCTGTCTGGTGATCTCAAGATGGGCGAATATCGTAAGTTTTACTCATAAATCTTACCATGTCTATGCTTACTAGTATGCAGTCAAAATCCCTCCTCGTGTCATGTTCCTCACTCAGATCTGGGGAACTATTCTTGGTGGCTTCATCAACTACGCTATCATGATCAGCATTGTCGGCAGCAACCGAGATCTTCTCCGTGACGGCGATGGTAACTCATCCTGGAGTGGTGCTACCATGCAATCTTACAACACTAATGCAACCTCTTGGGCTCTTGCTGGTTACCTTTACAAGCTCGGTGGCACTTATGAGCTCGTTCCTTTCGGTCTGCTTGTCGGTGCTGGTCTGGTTGTGCTCCACCGAATCTTTTACAAGGTAAACCCCCCCAACCATCAGCTTTTGTAACAACCTACTAACAGCTTCCAGTTCTatcccaagatcaagaacttTGATGTTGCCGATGTCAACTTTCCTCAGTTCATCCAGTTCGCTGGTTATATCCCTTACAACCAGAGTCAGACTTGCGTTATCCTGAGCCAGATTCTCTCCGGCTTCTTCGTCCAGTTTTATCTTCGAAACTACCGACCTCGCATCTTCAGGGACTACTCTTACCTCGTGACTGGTGCTTTTGACGGTGCCAGTCTGACAGTCCTGTTCATCCTCTCTTTCGCCGTGTTCGGAGCTGGTGGCCCAGGACATCCTTTCCCAAGCTGGTGGGGAAACAACGTCAACGGCAATTATGATCTTTGCCCTATTCCTGAGTAAAGAAGGCGCTCAAGGTTCTGAGTTCGGCGGTCTGGAAATGAGCCTGGAATTTGCCTGTGCATTGTTTAAACTCGTACTTTAGCCTCTGTACCTTATACCCCAGCTAGCTATTTCGAATCAAATGTTCAATTATACATGTGTCGTTTATTGTGAAGCTGTTCTTGTCTGGGATACTTTGGCCAAGAATAACCTTGGACCCAGACGCAGGAGAGCTTGAGAGCAAGAAACTCGAGATTTGGAAAGGGGGCACCAAAATAAGCTTAGTGAAACGCTCTAAACTCGACTAAATTTACGGATGAAATCCTATTCAGAGTAGCCGCGCGAAAATCTCATACAATTTCAGCCCTGGGAATACTGGTATCACATCAACTACTCCCATGAAGCTACCATCGCTCCTCTTACTTACCGATCCTGTCTCATGGGGGAACGTGATCGTCGTTCTTGTTTCCATCATTCTCCCTGTGCCTGCCTGGCCTCAGTCTCCTCCCAGTTTCATCCCTTTCCCTCAGACCGTACCATGTGTTTCTCTTCTCAATATCAGAATGCTTTTGATACGCCCTATCAATAGCCTCGCGAATCTTCTCTGTGAAAACAAACTTCTTCTTATGCCTCACAAGTACTTCCGCAAACTCCTTGCGCGTTACCTCTAGAGCTTGTGGATACTCTCTGAAGATACTGAAAAATAACTTCTCTGTGATTGGAAGGGAAGGCGTATGTGTCAAGACTATATCCAACATCCAAGGCTTGGCACCGAGCATTATTTTCTCAAGGTGACTTGGGGAGAGATCAACTTTTGGGTCAGCCTGCAAGACCAGTGCCAACAAGGTCTCTTGCCTGCCGGAATAATCAGTGCCCTGTTCGCAAGTCCATATCGCGACATCTTGTAACTGTCCTTCGGCTGGACCAAGGCGCTCGAGTAAGAACTCCAGATGGGGCACTAACTCTGCTGCTTTCAGCATGGCGTTAGTCACTGACAATGGAAAGTCTCGAGGCCAGATTGAAAAGAGAAGCTTGGTGCACTCCTCCCGTTGCCACCATTGGCTGTAACGAGACGCGTGTGCAATTGAAAGTATTGTAATCACGAGACCCTCCGTTACTTCGACGCCGGGCTGATACCCCATGAGTGCTTTCAGGGTCCCGATATCTGTTTGAGATTCGAGTATATCGGGAGTGATGTCAAGTGAAAGCTTGCGAGCCTGTGTTAGACTTTTGAAAGCCTGTTCAGAGAGTCCAACATTCAGCATCTTTGGAGTTATTTCCAATCCCTGACTATGATCAAACATGACCTGCACGTTTTCCTGGATTGGACATCTCTCTTCGCTGAGGAAACGAATGATGAGATCTTCTGTcactggctcttcttctctccggACAAGGAGGAAAGACAGCAAGTCACTGGGCTCTAGCCGAGCTGCCGCTATGATGTCGCTATCTGTGATATCGAGCGTTGTCGAGTGTTGGCAAATCAGTTGGGGTACATTCTGGAATGCGCCATAACCGCCACGAGAAGCTGCAAACTCGAGGGCCAATGTAAGAGCCGTGACTCCGTTTGCGTCTTCCAAAGCGGGTGAGGCGCCATGTTGAAGCAACTGGAGAACAAGTGACTCATCATTGTACTGGCAGGCCAAGTGCAATGCTGAGCCATGAATTGGATGAACGTAGTTGACGTCGACCCCCCTTTCCAGGATCAGTCGTATGATGTCACTGTTGTTCCCCTGTAAAGCCGAAAAAAGGGGAGTCTTGAAGCTTCCAGTGATTTTATCTACACTGGCTCCGTGTGTGATCAAAAGCTTGGAGATCTCAAAGTTGCCGATGAAAGAAGCCAGCTGAAGTGGACTCTCCAATTCATCCGTTCCACCATCAGAACTGGCACCGCGTTCAAGTAAGATCTGAACAATGTTGGTACATCTCTGTGTCTTTTGGTAGTCCACACTTTCTGTATGATATTTCTGATGTCTTGTCCCTCGTTGCTCCATTTGTTGCTGCAATGGTAAAGCGCAAGCCCATAGCGCCAGCGTAATTGGGTCTCCTGGCtgagatgatcttgatcgGACGTTCGCGCCGCGTTGTAGGAGTAGCCGTACCACTTCAAAGTTCAAGTGGTAACACGCCGCTTGCAAGGGgctatcttcttcttcaacactgCCATCGACACTCATGCCCTGTTGAACCATTGTTCGTACCAGGGGGGCAGAGCCCGAGGAACACACGAAGAGAAATCTTTTGGGGGTTGGAGGCACATAGTCAAGTAAAAGATTGAGAACTCTGTAGTCAGTGAACTTTTCCATCGTCAGGGAGTCCAAAGTTTCATCGATGGTCTCAAATGGATCCTCCCTGTTTTTGAACAGCTGTTCAATAAGcgcctcaacaacaagaagatctcCACTTCTGCAGGCTTCCTGAAGATTTAACCTGTTGATCTTTGCGCCagagtcaagaagaagtctcACTATGCGCAAATCCCCTCGTTTAATCGCTGCCAACAATGGTGTTCGGCAGTCACAGTCGTTAACTTCCAGGTTAATATCAGCCCCTCTGGACAACAGCGTTTGGACGACGTTGATGTGGCCTCCAGAAATCGCGGCATGCAGAGGACTCGCATCTTGAGCCGCCAAACTTGCGATTTTAGCGTTCTTGCGGCCTCGAACATTGACCGAAGCATTGGCTTCTAGTAGCAACTCTGTCATGGCGTGAGCTCCTCTTTGACAGCTTATGATAAGAGGATGTTGAAGGCGGCCCTCTTCTTCGATCAGTGCGGGTTCTGTCTCGAGGAGTAGTTTTGATATTTCCGTATGTCCCTCTTGCAGAGCAAGCTGAAGAGTgctcgatgatgctgattCTCTTTCGTTCTCTGACCGTCGTCCAGTTTGGTACTTCAGCTTAGGATCTGCGCCATACTGAAGCAGAAGCTGCACGATTTCGATATGACCGCCTACAATCGCTGCGCGCAGGGATGTGTGCCAACGGCCCTGTATCACATTCGGGTTGGCCCCCTTGTTCAACAGAATCCTGATGATCTGTACCTGGCCAGTACGTGCCGCAGCCTGCAGAGAACTTCCATAGTAGTATCCCGTAGCGTCAACACCGACTCCCCGAGATAACAGCAACTCAACAAGAGGAACTTTGCCCAGCACGCAAGCCATCTGAAGAACCAGCTCATATCTTGTATCTTCCAGCTTACCTGTGTCATACTTCTGTAAAAGGAACTCGAGTACCGCCCCTGGCCCTTGTTCAAAGACGTAATCCAGAGACGGGGCCTGTAAAAAGCGACCGTCAGGGTCATCAATAATGCTAAGGAAACTCTGTCGCCCTCTATCACCCTCAAATATCGCGAGAGCTTTGTCTAGAAGCGCTTTGCCTCCATCGCAATAGTCGGGAAGATGGTGGCCACTATCCAATAGCATGGTCATCACCTCCATGGCTTCCATTTCTCTCTGAACTGTTCCCAAAAGAGCTAGATCTCCTTGACTTGCAAGTTTGACATCTGCTCCAGCTTCAAGTAGCTCCTTGACCACGAAACCTGGACAGAACCTTGCTGCATATGGAAGAGGATAAACATTCTTTCCGCCTAGACTATTCGGATCGGCCCCTAGTCTCAGTAGTGTTTGTATCGCtttctgctgctgaggcaTTGCGTCATCTATATACCAACTCGCATAGTAAGACCTCTCAGATATATCAAAAGCGCTCAGGCAGACTTGTAAAGGACTGAGAAGACGATGATCATTACTCGATCTCGAATCAGCTGCTTCATCACTCATAAGGCAAGCGTGGAGGAACTGCCTCATACGTCTGCGACGCCTCGGTTTCTCGTCTTCAGGGATGTTGGCATTGATATCGGCATCAAGATCAGATACGAGGTACTCAAGGATGTCGGGCTGTCCCTTGCTACACGCCGCATATACCAATCGGCTCAGAAGGAGTTCTGAGTTAGATAAATCGGTCTTTCGAGAGAGGAGAAACTTCAATATCTCCAGGTCCTTTTCCGCGGCGCATATCAGTGTGTTGTCAGGAATGGCGGCGCCTTGTACATCAGAGCTAAGCTTGAACAAACTCTCGATTACCGAGAGATGCCCCCTTTCTGCAGCTTTCTGTAGGCCTTCCAGGAGATCGTTGGCTTTCAGgagctgttggtgatggcaacTCATGATGGCCTCCAAAACGGCTACATTTCCTGAGGCACAGCATGCCAGAAGATCTGCCTTCAGATTTTGTTGCTCAATGACTGCGACTTTGtacttttcttctcctggtGGAAGTTTCAGCCTCAGCTGATCAATCTGTTCCTCTGTACAGCCACTCTCAGAGGCTTTGGCGAGAATAAGCTGCAAAATATCGTGACACCCTTCTGGTATGCTCTCCAAAGCTGCATAGATGCGTTCAATAAAGTAAACTTTTACCTTCAGGGCGTGGTCGAGCAGCATCCGAACGGTGTTCAGGTGTCCATTGGACGCAGCTGCCTTGAGAGCAGTAACAACCTCATATTCCCTGAATCCTAACGTTTCCTTTTGCTCCAGTAGTAGCTTGACAACGGAGTCCTTTCCTCTAGCAGCACTAGCTTCCAGAGGGCGGTTCTTCTGAGACTCGTCCTGCATAACTCCGTCGTTACGGAGATGCTTTCCCTGGTCAATAGCGGCTATCTctacttcatcatcatgctcAACTGGGGTGATGTTGTCACGGGCATCTACATCAGCCACAGATTCGACGGTTCCATTTGTCTGCTTGTAAAGTTCTGGCCACAGTTTATGGCGAGGATGTCTTTCTCTCCCAGGAGAAGCATCCCGATAAAGCGGCCGGTATAGCGAGGGTTGAGCTCTCTTATACTTAGGAGTCGGCGGCTCGTAAAGGAACTTGTAGCCTCGTTCCAGGAATAGCATGATGATGCTCTGATGGCCACCTTCAGCAGCGGCATGGAACGCGTCTGGGGATGAACCTTCAGCATGAACATCTGCGCCGGCGTCAAGAAGCATCTCAACAACCCTTCTATGGCCGTAATACGCTGCCGCTTGCAAGGCAGTGCCACAAGCCCCTGTTCTCTTGTGAACGTCtgcagcttcttccagtAGTATCCTGACAACATCGACGTGGCCTTTCACAGCGGCTACATAGAGGGGATTGCCTTTGGGTCCTTCTGTGTTTATATTGGCACCGCGCTGGAGTAGCTCTTCGACCGTGGATTTGTGGTTCATCAAGCAAGCTGAGCGCAGTGGCGTGCCGAACTGACCGTCGGCTTCGATATCAAGGCCTTGCTCCAGAAGATACTTGACAATATCTGTATGACCGTAGAGAGCTGCGATTGCTACTGCGTCTTTTGGGAAAATCTTGGAAATTTGACGCTGTAGCACAAATAGCTGACCagctttgatggctttggcCAATCTCATTTTGTGTTTGTCTGGTGTATCTTTGTCTACAAAGCGCTTGAACTCTGGCTTTTGTAGCTGgtcgatgaccttgatgaagccataCTCTGTTGCCATCTGTATGGCTTGCTCGTAGTCTCCCTCAGAGTTAATAACAGCATCGTGGCCAATGAGAGAGATCACAATATCTTCATGACCGCCTTGAGATGCAGCTTGAATGGCACTCTGAAACTTCGAACCACACTTTGAAGATGCGCCGTGTTGAAGCAGCATCTCCATGATATCTTGATATCCTCTGAAACACGCAACATGCAATGGACTTCCATATGTACCACATTCGACGTTCAGCTCTGCACCCTTCTCGATCAGAGCTGTCACAGTGGAGAGATGACCAGTCGCAACGGCAAGGTAGAGTGCGGTGTGCCCAAGGTCGTTCCGTTGGTCCCAGTCTATATCACTCTCCGCCTCTGCAATGAGAGTCAGCAGGCCGTCTATACCAAAGACAGCTGCTaagaagagaggagacgATGTTTCGCTTGACACGGCATCAAGAGCCGGCTTCATTGGGTGATCCCTCGGCAGCAGTCGTGCAATCTCCTTCGCAGTATCTAGCCAGGCTTCGAAGGAAAGGCTGACATCATagtcctcgtcctcaaagACAAATGAGATCATGTCTTGAAAtagcttctcctccttcttaaCAACCCTTGAACTCTCAAAGTGGCCTGCCCAGTGCGTAGCGGcatagaagaagaagccttgAACCTGCTGTTCCAGGCTTCCGTTGTCAGGCGGACCACGCGCGCTGACCTTTATGCAGGTCGATGCC harbors:
- a CDS encoding hypothetical protein (EggNog:ENOG41); this encodes MATQMVPSSDSNAQSLWDQAFNSLGADLKTSLGQAATHKRDILAAALEAAENRKATSLRKRWKFKRSNGEVVIIRDVLEKIAKWIDSFKAVGDAAVQFDASNASLPWAAIRLLLQVTVNDVQQYGTMVQDIEVVSRIIARYKEFENLHLGRDQPAEAALETALTVLYTEVLIYLAQTIAFFSQSTAGMLTSPLREMSTDSSSPTHQKCLLDREDEVLKLAKLQDTSDLRFIQKTVLRLRDQINNNTKRIEEDDYIKMISWMSTSPFSIHHETISESRTPNFGQWLLKHEAYRNWCESSSSSTLWIRGITGSGKTNLFSVIVDSLRAARSSQPESTPFAYFYCLESESEPERSSVDGILHSILRQLAITETQSDVRDFFYSDFRRRSRSAVLRGLDIPKLSRKECADRIVQVANEDPITILLDGVEQVEDESCYVLLQSLSEIMSRAANVVKVLVTSRNSLDILSSLPTANEVIVTADHVRDDMALFITQKIDQPKLISGRLSQDKRNCLIKELLEGAGEMFLWAHRQIQQLRKVKNERDLLPSLRSNILSDLDMLYENDLNQILQSGDTSRELAIQIFSWLLYMKAPLTPEALLVAITATSAENVPYTEADISVVCSNLVVMDLHHQVVRLAHHSVREFILRTKESLFSAPLAHSLLASTCIKVSARGPPDNGSLEQQVQGFFFYAATHWAGHFESSRVVKKEEKLFQDMISFVFEDEDYDVSLSFEAWLDTAKEIARLLPRDHPMKPALDAVSSETSSPLFLAAVFGIDGLLTLIAEAESDIDWDQRNDLGHTALYLAVATGHLSTVTALIEKGAELNVECGTYGSPLHVACFRGYQDIMEMLLQHGASSKCGSKFQSAIQAASQGGHEDIVISLIGHDAVINSEGDYEQAIQMATEYGFIKVIDQLQKPEFKRFVDKDTPDKHKMRLAKAIKAGQLFVLQRQISKIFPKDAVAIAALYGHTDIVKYLLEQGLDIEADGQFGTPLRSACLMNHKSTVEELLQRGANINTEGPKGNPLYVAAVKGHVDVVRILLEEAADVHKRTGACGTALQAAAYYGHRRVVEMLLDAGADVHAEGSSPDAFHAAAEGGHQSIIMLFLERGYKFLYEPPTPKYKRAQPSLYRPLYRDASPGRERHPRHKLWPELYKQTNGTVESVADVDARDNITPVEHDDEVEIAAIDQGKHLRNDGVMQDESQKNRPLEASAARGKDSVVKLLLEQKETLGFREYEVVTALKAAASNGHLNTVRMLLDHALKVKVYFIERIYAALESIPEGCHDILQLILAKASESGCTEEQIDQLRLKLPPGEEKYKVAVIEQQNLKADLLACCASGNVAVLEAIMSCHHQQLLKANDLLEGLQKAAERGHLSVIESLFKLSSDVQGAAIPDNTLICAAEKDLEILKFLLSRKTDLSNSELLLSRLVYAACSKGQPDILEYLVSDLDADINANIPEDEKPRRRRRMRQFLHACLMSDEAADSRSSNDHRLLSPLQVCLSAFDISERSYYASWYIDDAMPQQQKAIQTLLRLGADPNSLGGKNVYPLPYAARFCPGFVVKELLEAGADVKLASQGDLALLGTVQREMEAMEVMTMLLDSGHHLPDYCDGGKALLDKALAIFEGDRGRQSFLSIIDDPDGRFLQAPSLDYVFEQGPGAVLEFLLQKYDTGKLEDTRYELVLQMACVLGKVPLVELLLSRGVGVDATGYYYGSSLQAAARTGQVQIIRILLNKGANPNVIQGRWHTSLRAAIVGGHIEIVQLLLQYGADPKLKYQTGRRSENERESASSSTLQLALQEGHTEISKLLLETEPALIEEEGRLQHPLIISCQRGAHAMTELLLEANASVNVRGRKNAKIASLAAQDASPLHAAISGGHINVVQTLLSRGADINLEVNDCDCRTPLLAAIKRGDLRIVRLLLDSGAKINRLNLQEACRSGDLLVVEALIEQLFKNREDPFETIDETLDSLTMEKFTDYRVLNLLLDYVPPTPKRFLFVCSSGSAPLVRTMVQQGMSVDGSVEEEDSPLQAACYHLNFEVVRLLLQRGANVRSRSSQPGDPITLALWACALPLQQQMEQRGTRHQKYHTESVDYQKTQRCTNIVQILLERGASSDGGTDELESPLQLASFIGNFEISKLLITHGASVDKITGSFKTPLFSALQGNNSDIIRLILERGVDVNYVHPIHGSALHLACQYNDESLVLQLLQHGASPALEDANGVTALTLALEFAASRGGYGAFQNVPQLICQHSTTLDITDSDIIAAARLEPSDLLSFLLVRREEEPVTEDLIIRFLSEERCPIQENVQVMFDHSQGLEITPKMLNVGLSEQAFKSLTQARKLSLDITPDILESQTDIGTLKALMGYQPGVEVTEGLVITILSIAHASRYSQWWQREECTKLLFSIWPRDFPLSVTNAMLKAAELVPHLEFLLERLGPAEGQLQDVAIWTCEQGTDYSGRQETLLALVLQADPKVDLSPSHLEKIMLGAKPWMLDIVLTHTPSLPITEKLFFSIFREYPQALEVTRKEFAEVLVRHKKKFVFTEKIREAIDRAYQKHSDIEKRNTWYGLRERDETGRRLRPGRHRENDGNKNDDHVPP